A region of Mycolicibacterium brumae DNA encodes the following proteins:
- a CDS encoding M23 family metallopeptidase, with amino-acid sequence MRGAVGISLIVAMALCCGPAGADGPRLSWPLRPQPAVQRVFDAPRPDWRRGHRGVDLAARVGQPVLAAGAGTVVFAGTLAGRPLVSVEHPGGLRTSYEPVRPAVRAGQRVAAGQPLGALIAGHPGCGVCLHWGAMWGPSARADYVDPIGLLADAEIRLKPG; translated from the coding sequence ATGCGGGGCGCCGTCGGGATATCTCTGATTGTGGCGATGGCGCTGTGCTGCGGCCCGGCCGGCGCCGACGGGCCGCGGCTGTCCTGGCCGTTGCGGCCGCAGCCGGCGGTGCAGCGGGTGTTCGACGCGCCCCGGCCGGACTGGCGGCGCGGGCATCGCGGGGTGGATCTGGCCGCCCGGGTCGGTCAGCCGGTGCTGGCCGCGGGCGCCGGCACGGTGGTCTTCGCCGGCACGCTGGCCGGGCGGCCGCTGGTGTCGGTCGAACACCCCGGCGGGTTGCGCACCAGCTATGAGCCGGTTCGCCCGGCGGTCCGCGCCGGGCAGCGCGTCGCGGCCGGGCAGCCGCTGGGCGCGCTGATCGCCGGGCATCCGGGCTGCGGGGTCTGTCTGCATTGGGGCGCGATGTGGGGTCCGTCGGCGCGTGCGGACTACGTCGACCCGATCGGCCTGTTGGCCGACGCCGAGATCCGGCTCAAGCCGGGTTGA